The Pongo abelii isolate AG06213 chromosome 21, NHGRI_mPonAbe1-v2.0_pri, whole genome shotgun sequence genome has a window encoding:
- the LOC100453918 gene encoding peptidyl-prolyl cis-trans isomerase A-like has protein sequence MVNPTMFFDISVNTKPLGRVSFELFANKFPKTAESFRALSTGEKGFGYKGSCFHRIIPGFMCQGGDFTCHNGTGGKPICGEKLDDENFILKHTGPGILSMANAGPNTNDSQFFICTAKTEWLDGKHVVFGKVKEGMKIVEAMEYFGSRNGKTSKKIIIADCRQLQ, from the coding sequence ATGGTCAACCCCACCATGTTCTTCGACATCTCTGTCAACACCAAGCCCTTGGGCCGTGTCTCCTTCGAGCTGTTTGCAAACAAGTTTCCAAAGACAGCAGAAAGTTTTCGTGCTCTGAGCACTGGAGAGAAAGGATTTGGTTATAAGGGTTCCTGCTTTCACAGAATTATTCCAGGGTTTATGTGTCAGGGTGGTGACTTCACATGCCATAATGGCACTGGTGGCAAGCCCATCTGCGGGGAGAAACTTGATGATGAGAACTTCATCCTAAAACATACAGGTCCTGGCATCTTGTCCATGGCAAATGCTGGACCCAACACAAACGATTCCCAGTTTTTCATCTGCACTGCCAAGACTGAGTGGTTGGATGGCAAGCATGTGGTCTTCGGCAAGGTGAAAGAAGGCATGAAGATTGTGGAGGCCATGGAGTACTTTGGGTCCAGGAATGGCAAGACCAGCAAGAAGATCATCATTGCTGACTGTAGACAACTTCAATAA